The following coding sequences are from one Paracoccus alcaliphilus window:
- a CDS encoding DEAD/DEAH box helicase codes for MVQPDEGMIQQGHVVLTPICRLKAALEMPKCARNSVRREMAFKKNRSKQDIHDNPIDLFRSLSRRKFPTEMPHQRAIIESYVKESLKSKDVALQLPTGSGKTLVGTLIGEWRRRKFNQRVVFLCPTRQLVNQTVEQCREKYGMDVLGFTGSKKIYDPSAIAEYRQCRKIAITTYQSVFNTRPFFDDADTIIIDDAHAAENYISKMWSLELSITDEKSKAALQAVSNILKPHIGRLDFSILNGDAKSFADVGWVDKIPTPILCKIADPLTEALDVHAHGTDLSFSWQLLREHLMACHVYISYGEILIRPLVPPTWTLSAFEAAKHRIYMSATLGEGGDLERLTGREVVSRLAAPSGYNLESVGRRFFMFPGMSLQEGDIQDLRLELIKKSGRAVILTPSKKVALKAIEKIEEIGFPFFSAEDIEVSKTAFTQEKNAVAVLAGRYDGLDFPDDECRMLCVDNLPKASNLQERFFSRKMGAELLLSSRIQTRVIQAIGRCTRSLQDRSAVFISGEELQDYLTDKNLRQHLLPELQAEIDFGVEQSIGVSSSDFKDNYEIFLENGDDWHEVDGNIISEIKTMQKIDFPASAELAASVRNEVRYQKAIWASDYEKALEEARSVLGHLSAPELRGYRALWHYLAGSAAFLLSLQGNRAATETSKDQFRSAIKAATNLPWTSTLLPKNELNDAEISTDREIALQVERIEGKLIKLGMSHDRKFAELEREILQGINGTKNFERAQVLLGDLLGFSSGNDESDAAPDPWWLGETTGIVFEDYVGAEQETLGANKARQAASHPRWLKEKVAAAEGCDILSVLVGPVTKAHEGAFPHLTTVSYWSTEDFRAWAFNALATLRQLKTQLHREGDLAWRADAAKTLDQSGLSMAAIRSERLNNIAAEMLSPA; via the coding sequence TTGGTTCAGCCTGACGAAGGGATGATACAACAGGGCCATGTGGTGCTCACCCCGATCTGCCGCTTGAAAGCTGCGCTGGAAATGCCAAAATGCGCGCGAAACTCAGTGAGGCGCGAGATGGCTTTCAAGAAGAACAGGTCAAAGCAAGACATTCATGACAACCCCATCGATCTGTTCAGATCGCTATCTCGTCGCAAGTTTCCCACCGAAATGCCGCATCAGCGTGCGATAATAGAATCATACGTCAAGGAATCTCTTAAAAGCAAAGACGTTGCGCTGCAACTTCCGACGGGTAGCGGTAAAACACTCGTGGGGACTCTTATTGGAGAATGGCGCCGCCGAAAGTTTAACCAACGAGTCGTTTTCCTCTGTCCAACTCGACAGCTTGTAAACCAAACGGTCGAGCAGTGTCGGGAAAAATACGGAATGGACGTTCTTGGCTTTACGGGGTCTAAAAAGATTTATGACCCGAGCGCTATTGCAGAATATAGACAATGCCGCAAAATTGCAATTACAACATATCAGAGCGTGTTTAATACTAGACCATTCTTTGATGACGCAGATACGATCATCATTGATGATGCCCATGCTGCTGAGAACTACATCAGCAAAATGTGGTCTCTAGAGCTAAGCATTACAGATGAGAAAAGCAAAGCGGCTCTGCAAGCAGTATCCAACATCCTAAAGCCTCACATCGGCCGGCTAGATTTCTCGATTCTAAATGGGGACGCGAAATCTTTCGCCGATGTGGGATGGGTAGATAAGATCCCCACGCCAATCCTATGCAAGATCGCTGATCCATTGACCGAGGCATTGGATGTTCATGCGCATGGCACTGATCTCTCATTCTCTTGGCAACTGCTTCGTGAACACCTCATGGCTTGTCATGTCTACATATCTTATGGCGAAATCTTGATCAGGCCTTTAGTTCCACCAACTTGGACGTTGAGCGCCTTCGAAGCTGCAAAGCACAGAATTTATATGTCTGCGACTTTGGGGGAAGGAGGCGATCTGGAGAGGCTGACTGGTCGAGAAGTTGTATCCAGACTAGCGGCACCATCTGGCTACAACTTGGAAAGCGTTGGGCGGCGATTCTTCATGTTCCCTGGAATGTCGCTGCAAGAAGGCGATATTCAGGATCTACGCCTAGAGCTAATTAAAAAATCGGGTCGCGCTGTGATCTTGACGCCGAGCAAGAAAGTCGCCCTGAAGGCAATCGAGAAAATCGAGGAAATTGGTTTTCCTTTCTTCTCCGCAGAGGATATTGAAGTATCTAAAACGGCTTTCACTCAAGAGAAAAATGCGGTTGCCGTTCTAGCCGGGCGATACGACGGACTAGACTTTCCAGATGACGAGTGCCGAATGCTTTGTGTGGACAACCTTCCTAAGGCGTCCAACTTGCAAGAAAGGTTCTTTTCGAGAAAGATGGGAGCGGAGCTTCTGCTCAGTTCTCGCATCCAGACGCGAGTAATTCAAGCAATTGGTCGATGCACACGAAGCCTGCAGGATAGGTCGGCGGTCTTTATTTCTGGCGAAGAACTGCAGGACTATTTAACCGATAAAAATCTGCGCCAGCACCTTCTGCCGGAACTTCAGGCAGAGATCGATTTTGGTGTCGAGCAGTCAATCGGCGTTTCGTCTTCAGATTTCAAAGACAATTATGAGATATTCCTCGAGAATGGTGATGATTGGCATGAGGTTGACGGGAACATTATCAGTGAAATTAAAACTATGCAGAAAATTGATTTTCCTGCATCGGCTGAACTGGCGGCGTCCGTTCGGAATGAAGTTAGATACCAGAAAGCAATTTGGGCCTCAGATTATGAGAAAGCCCTTGAAGAAGCGCGGTCAGTTCTCGGGCATCTTTCGGCACCTGAATTGCGTGGATACCGAGCGCTTTGGCATTACTTAGCAGGATCGGCAGCATTCCTGCTAAGTCTGCAGGGCAACCGAGCAGCTACCGAAACCTCTAAAGACCAATTCAGGTCTGCAATCAAGGCGGCCACCAATCTTCCGTGGACATCAACCCTCCTCCCCAAAAATGAACTGAATGACGCGGAAATCAGCACTGATAGAGAAATTGCGCTTCAGGTAGAAAGAATTGAGGGTAAGCTCATCAAACTCGGAATGAGTCATGACAGAAAATTCGCCGAACTAGAGAGAGAAATTTTACAGGGTATAAACGGTACAAAGAACTTTGAGAGAGCTCAGGTTTTGCTCGGTGATCTTCTAGGATTTTCATCAGGAAATGATGAAAGCGATGCGGCACCTGATCCCTGGTGGCTTGGAGAAACTACTGGTATCGTATTCGAGGACTATGTTGGTGCTGAGCAAGAGACGTTGGGCGCGAACAAAGCACGGCAGGCAGCTAGCCACCCGAGGTGGTTGAAAGAGAAAGTTGCTGCTGCAGAGGGATGTGACATACTGTCCGTCTTAGTAGGCCCGGTGACAAAGGCACATGAGGGGGCATTCCCTCACCTTACAACCGTATCCTACTGGTCCACGGAAGATTTCCGAGCGTGGGCTTTTAATGCTTTAGCAACGCTGCGCCAGCTTAAAACTCAATTGCATCGGGAAGGCGACCTCGCATGGCGAGCAGACGCTGCGAAAACGCTTGACCAAAGCGGGTTGTCGATGGCGGCGATCAGGTCCGAGCGTCTCAACAATATAGCCGCTGAAATGTTGAGCCC
- a CDS encoding IS5-like element ISPpa3 family transposase translates to MSKPEPTRYRTMNWKSYNDALKRRGSLLIWLDKDMVWRAPKSGCNGRPPVFSDAAIQFCLMVKVLFGLPLRQTTGMVASILSMAGLDWRVPDFSTLSRRQKRITVQITSRRAPGPLNLLVDSTGIKFLGDGEWLARKHGPHRRRQYRKVHLAMDTATGDIRAVEFTSSREGDSPVLPDLLNQIPEDEQIGTVTGDGAFDTRRCHTAILDRGGTAIIPIRRNGRLWKEDCPAARARNEILRATQRLGRAIWKRWSGYHVRSRIEARMRCLKAFGERISSRDPDRQTAEIHIRIALMNRFNALGSAEIKRVA, encoded by the coding sequence ATGAGCAAGCCTGAGCCGACCCGCTACCGCACGATGAACTGGAAGTCCTACAACGATGCCTTGAAGCGGCGCGGGTCCCTTCTGATCTGGCTGGACAAGGACATGGTTTGGCGCGCACCCAAATCCGGATGCAATGGTCGGCCGCCGGTCTTCTCTGATGCCGCGATCCAGTTCTGCTTGATGGTGAAGGTTCTGTTCGGCCTGCCTCTGCGGCAAACGACAGGGATGGTGGCGAGCATCCTTTCGATGGCCGGGCTCGACTGGCGGGTGCCCGATTTCTCGACCCTGAGCCGCAGGCAGAAGCGCATCACGGTTCAGATCACGAGCCGCCGTGCGCCGGGGCCGCTGAACCTGCTGGTGGACAGCACCGGGATCAAGTTTCTTGGTGATGGGGAATGGCTTGCCCGCAAGCATGGCCCGCATCGCCGACGCCAATATCGTAAGGTTCATCTGGCGATGGACACGGCTACAGGTGACATCCGCGCCGTCGAATTCACCTCAAGCCGTGAAGGCGACAGCCCTGTTCTGCCCGACCTGCTCAACCAGATCCCAGAGGATGAACAGATCGGCACCGTCACCGGCGACGGTGCCTTTGACACCCGACGCTGCCACACCGCGATCCTGGATCGAGGCGGCACCGCCATCATCCCGATCCGGAGGAATGGCCGTCTCTGGAAGGAGGATTGCCCCGCAGCCAGGGCGCGCAACGAGATCCTCCGGGCAACCCAGCGCTTGGGCAGGGCCATATGGAAGCGCTGGTCAGGTTATCACGTCCGAAGCAGGATCGAGGCAAGGATGCGCTGCCTCAAGGCCTTCGGTGAACGCATCTCATCACGAGACCCGGACCGCCAGACCGCCGAAATCCATATCCGCATCGCCCTCATGAACCGCTTCAATGCCCTCGGATCCGCCGAGATCAAACGCGTGGCATGA
- a CDS encoding N-acetylmuramoyl-L-alanine amidase, giving the protein MENAMTKDAIRSIQTGLAALGHDPGKADGLFGPKTRTAAERWLAADGKAAATQKPVSSTGAMIYQGAARYPVDEIIVHCSATAPAWLAGRPLADKLAEIRRWHTSPSNNWNDIGYHWIIDRDGQFLPGRAENVIGAHTGQQNKNRGTIGICLLGGLGSTERDPFSKNFTAGQDSSLRYLIGVVAELRFLRDSHCESSGLRGEYEQA; this is encoded by the coding sequence ATGGAGAACGCCATGACGAAAGACGCTATCCGGTCGATCCAGACCGGCCTTGCCGCGCTGGGGCATGATCCAGGCAAGGCTGATGGCCTGTTCGGCCCAAAGACCCGCACCGCTGCGGAACGCTGGCTGGCCGCCGACGGCAAGGCCGCAGCCACCCAAAAGCCCGTCTCCAGCACGGGGGCGATGATCTATCAGGGGGCTGCGCGGTATCCCGTGGACGAGATCATTGTGCATTGCAGCGCGACGGCGCCGGCATGGCTGGCTGGCCGCCCTCTGGCCGACAAGCTGGCCGAGATCCGGCGATGGCACACATCGCCGTCGAACAACTGGAACGATATCGGCTATCACTGGATCATCGACCGCGACGGCCAGTTCCTGCCCGGCCGGGCCGAGAACGTGATCGGCGCCCACACGGGCCAGCAGAACAAGAACCGCGGCACCATCGGCATTTGCCTGCTGGGCGGCCTGGGCTCGACCGAACGCGACCCGTTCAGCAAGAACTTCACTGCCGGCCAGGACTCGTCCCTGCGCTATCTGATCGGCGTTGTTGCAGAACTCCGTTTTCTGAGGGATTCACACTGCGAATCCAGTGGGCTAAGGGGCGAGTATGAGCAAGCCTGA
- a CDS encoding sulfatase-like hydrolase/transferase: protein MVNHLMIAFDDLFNYKDFIQASGKWGRSPFGIEVSLPNLARLEARSTSFRRAACTIAACGPSRASIMSGYSPYETGVLNDENWRDHIKVEQIWSYHLRQAGYWMGTVGKVFHGYVPQPSSVYQALYDSEPFTVIHNPSTERTDWGGLYGIGFDNEEHWYDVMVSETTADFLANIAPGIAAEGRFWHWEAGFHHPHNPWYTPNRIYESIDLDDIVMPEDWPLSWDLLPFAVAFTGMGQHLGSPSPSTWDEERIDWWRKSVRNYIAAVIFADEKLGVILDALEASPFNDNTLITCWSDHGYHLGDKGVWHKFSLWEEACNAPLLISAPGQTTGRTVWQPVSLVDIGPTVCDYLGVDLPDHFRGISLRPLVEGGTMPERMIPSFHYGSASGGIDDWRVSVYQDETFEFYNVMTDPWMKDNIAAREPDNPLFLQYRDMLYEACRDWGLDIVADGAIIRPGTPFASLLGWEPSPHSPTNSLFVMGDLDERARSPNYRRMYQMGTIWRDPADRLIKMPLGVGSIYLRNTTTGATVVGNDGGNFITLAGGRATRTVIMGDGDDTLSGSPNGGAAVTGGRVIAYGGRGNDLIYGGSGTGGFGPGNSELYGGAGDDTLMGGAGNDLLIGGAGDDSIRGGAGDDTIIADAGNDRINADSGEDLIILQNGSHFVWTGAAGTDTVRVMRTGQVQTIGGLTASDVIDLSDWAGIQPVNVALAGGQVEITAAFEKVICETTNIALVAGCITGATVAA, encoded by the coding sequence ATGGTCAACCACCTGATGATCGCCTTTGACGATCTGTTCAATTACAAGGACTTCATTCAGGCGTCAGGCAAGTGGGGGCGCAGCCCGTTCGGTATCGAGGTGTCGCTGCCGAATCTTGCGCGGTTGGAAGCCCGCTCAACATCGTTCAGGCGCGCTGCCTGCACGATCGCTGCCTGTGGTCCCAGCCGGGCCTCGATCATGTCGGGCTATAGCCCCTATGAGACGGGGGTGCTGAACGACGAGAACTGGCGGGATCATATCAAGGTCGAGCAGATCTGGTCCTACCATCTGCGACAAGCCGGCTATTGGATGGGCACTGTCGGCAAGGTGTTTCATGGGTATGTGCCACAACCCAGCAGCGTCTATCAGGCACTGTATGACTCTGAACCTTTCACCGTCATCCACAACCCCTCGACTGAGCGGACCGATTGGGGTGGCCTCTATGGGATCGGCTTCGACAACGAGGAACACTGGTATGATGTGATGGTCAGCGAAACCACCGCTGACTTCCTCGCCAATATCGCGCCGGGCATCGCCGCAGAAGGACGGTTCTGGCACTGGGAGGCTGGATTCCATCACCCGCACAATCCCTGGTACACCCCGAACAGGATCTATGAGAGCATCGATCTTGACGATATCGTCATGCCGGAGGACTGGCCTCTGTCGTGGGATCTTCTGCCGTTTGCCGTGGCGTTCACCGGTATGGGCCAGCATCTGGGCTCGCCCAGCCCCAGCACATGGGATGAAGAACGGATTGACTGGTGGCGGAAAAGCGTCCGCAACTATATCGCCGCCGTCATCTTCGCAGATGAAAAGCTGGGGGTGATCCTCGATGCCCTTGAGGCCAGCCCGTTCAACGACAATACGCTGATCACCTGCTGGTCGGATCACGGCTATCACCTGGGCGACAAGGGCGTCTGGCACAAGTTCAGCCTTTGGGAAGAAGCCTGCAACGCGCCCTTGCTGATCTCGGCGCCGGGCCAGACCACGGGACGCACAGTGTGGCAGCCGGTGTCCCTCGTGGATATCGGCCCCACGGTTTGCGACTATCTCGGGGTTGATCTGCCGGATCACTTCCGGGGCATCTCGCTTCGTCCGCTGGTCGAAGGCGGCACCATGCCTGAAAGAATGATCCCCAGCTTCCATTATGGTTCGGCCTCGGGCGGCATCGATGACTGGCGGGTTTCGGTCTATCAGGACGAGACTTTCGAGTTCTACAACGTCATGACCGACCCGTGGATGAAGGACAACATCGCCGCACGAGAGCCGGACAACCCGTTGTTTCTGCAATATCGGGACATGCTCTACGAGGCTTGCCGGGATTGGGGCCTCGATATCGTGGCTGACGGCGCCATCATCAGGCCCGGCACTCCCTTTGCCTCGCTGCTGGGATGGGAACCGTCTCCGCACTCGCCCACGAACTCACTGTTCGTTATGGGCGATCTGGACGAGCGCGCCCGTTCTCCGAACTATCGTCGCATGTATCAGATGGGGACCATCTGGCGCGATCCGGCTGACAGGCTGATCAAGATGCCGTTGGGGGTCGGGTCGATCTATCTGCGCAACACCACCACCGGGGCAACCGTTGTCGGCAACGATGGCGGCAACTTCATCACCCTGGCTGGCGGCCGTGCGACAAGAACCGTCATCATGGGCGATGGCGATGACACCCTGTCAGGATCGCCCAACGGCGGCGCTGCCGTCACTGGCGGTCGGGTCATTGCTTACGGCGGTCGCGGCAATGATCTGATCTATGGCGGCAGCGGAACCGGGGGCTTTGGTCCCGGCAACAGTGAGCTTTATGGCGGTGCCGGCGATGACACCCTGATGGGTGGTGCTGGCAACGACCTGCTGATTGGTGGTGCCGGAGATGACAGTATCCGTGGTGGGGCCGGCGACGATACGATCATCGCTGATGCTGGCAACGACCGGATCAACGCTGACTCTGGTGAGGATCTGATCATTCTGCAGAACGGCTCGCACTTCGTCTGGACCGGTGCTGCCGGGACGGACACCGTGCGGGTCATGCGCACGGGACAGGTCCAGACCATCGGCGGGTTGACTGCCAGCGACGTGATCGACCTGTCAGATTGGGCTGGCATCCAGCCGGTGAACGTCGCCCTTGCAGGCGGGCAGGTGGAAATCACGGCGGCATTCGAGAAGGTCATTTGCGAGACCACCAACATCGCGTTGGTGGCAGGCTGTATCACAGGAGCAACGGTAGCGGCATGA